The genomic window GTGCACCACGGCCTTGATCTCGCCCTGGTCGCCCTCGCGGTAGAAGCGCGGCATGTCCACGCGCACCATCAGGTCCTTGCGCGTCACCGCCTCGGCGCCGAACGCGCCGCGCTTGACGTCCTTGGTGATGGCCGAGGCCTGGATCTTCCAGCTGGTGAGCTGCTCCGGGGCCTTGAATGAGAACTTGCCCCGGCCGGCCGTGATCTTGAGCTGCGGCTCGAAAAAGGCGGTCTCGGAGAAGTCCGAGCGCACCGCCACGGGCGCAGGCGCGGGCTGCGCGGCGTCCTTCTTGCCGGCCACCTCGTTGCGGGCCAGGCTCTTGGCTTCCTGGGCCATGGGCGCGGCCGCGGCCGCGGGCGCGGGCATGGCCCTGTCCATGGCGGCTCCGGCGGCTCCTGCCGCCATGCCCTCATCCTCGCTGAGCATCATCCCCTTGCTCTGGGCTCTGAAGCGATGGCCGTAGACCCGGGTGCGGTTGAGGCGCAGTTCGGGCGGCTCCGGCTCGTTGATCGCCGAGTAGTAGAGGTTGAGCATCTTCTTGATCCAGCCCTCCTCGACGGGGATCTGGTTGACGCTGGGCGCGAAGAGCGAGCCCTGGCCGGCCTGCGGGCCGCCGCGCGCGCCGTAGAGAGAGGATAGCCAGGGGCTGGCGGCCGCGGCGTAGTATTCGAGCGAGCGGTCGAACACCCGCACCACGGCCTCGCCGCTCACCGGCTTATGGTCGCGGTCGGTCACGGAGAGGGCCCAGCGCGCCTTCTGGCCGGGCTTGAGCACCTTGTCGTAGTCGAGCTTGAGCGAGAGCTCGCGGTCCTTCCAGGGCACGGCCGCGGCCGCCCCGCCCGAGCGGATCCTGAAGTCGCGCGCGCCGAACCAGCGCACGGAGAACCCGCCCTTGTGGTCCCCGGTCAGCGGTATGCTCACCAGCCGCACCCCGCCTTGCAGGGCCCGGCGCTCCAGGAGGTGCTGCCCGCCCCAGATTTCGACGAACACGGTGCCCGCGAGATAGTCGGAGCCCAGCAGGATGCGCGCGGTCTCGCCCGGCAGGTAGGAGGAGTGCTCGAAGAGCGCCACGGCCGGCAGCTGCAAGGGCAGGCGGCCCTTGGTGTCGGCGCAGAGCAGCACGATGGACTGCTCGTTGGCGCCGCCCCAGGGGTCCTGGCTGCGCACGGTCAGACGGTAGGCGCCGGTCTCCAGGCTCCCCAGAGCCGCGGACGCGGGTTTCTCGGCCAGGAACTTGAGGCTGCCGCCCGCCACCTTGGCGCCGTTGGGGACGTCCTTATAGATCGTCTCCAAAGACGGCGTCTCCGGGAAGTAGCCGGCCCAGTAAGGTTCGGTCTCCACGTCCTTGGGCCGGCCCGCGAGCCGGAAGAGCTCGAAAGCGCCGCTGCCCGCTACCGCGTTCTCGTTGAGGTTCATGAGCCGCACCGGCACCGCGGCCGGCTTGCCGGCCGTGAGGAACCCGGAGTCCGGCGAGATGTCGAAGAGGAAGGCCTTGGCCCCGGCCTTGAACGAGCGCTCGGCCGTGATGGTGCGCCCCCCCGCGTCCCGGGACTCCACCTCCACCCGGAAGTCCGAGGGCCAAGGGTCCTTCATGGCCTGGTCCTGGGGCTGGGGGGTGAAGGAGAACGAGAAGGCTCCGTCCGCGCCGGTCTTGACCTGGCCCGAGGCGACCTCGGTGCGGCCGCCGCCGATGTTGCCGCGCCACCACCAGCAGAACCACGGGATGTAGGCGTCCCGGTAGACTCTGTAGGTGACGGGGGCGTCCGGCACCGGGCCTCCGAAATAGTACTTGGCCTGGCCCGCGACCATGGCGAGCCGGCCGTAGCGCCAGGCTCCCGTGGACTCCTTCACCGTCACCTCGAACTCGGGCCGCTTGTACTCCTCGACCGCGAAGCCCTCCGAGCCGGAGAAGCCGTGGCCGAAGTCGGTGATGGAGGCGTTGATGTTGTAGCTGCCCAGGAGCCGTCCCGTGGGGATGGTGAATCTGGCCGAGGCGCTGCCCAGGGCGCTCAGCTTGAGGTCCTTCTTGTAGAGCTCCTGGTAGTTGGCGTCGCGGGCGCTGAAAGACACCACGGAGGCCCCGTCGTAGACCTTGTAGCCGCGCGGGATGCGGCGCAGCACCGTGACCTTGGCGCGCACCTCCTGGCCCGGCCGGTAGATGGGCCGGTCCGTCTCCAGGCGGACCTCGATGGGCGCCGGGACCGAGTGGCTGAAATAGACCGGATTGGCGCCGTAGGCATACGAGGCTCCGGCCTGGGCCAAAGCGTCGAAGGAAAGGTTGTAGCCGGTCGCGTAGGTCAGGGGCACGGTCGCCGAGGCCTGGGCCATGCCGGAGTCGTCGGCGGCCAAGGACAGCCGCTGCGCGGCGCCCCAGTCCTCGCGGCGAAACGCCTCGAGGGAGGCGGCCGCGGGCCGGCCGTCTAGGGCGTTGACCGTGTAGAAATGCAGGGCCGGGGCCTCGCGCCGGGCCGGGCCGGCCGGGTCGAAGATGAAGTCCCGCTCCGGGCCCTGGGCGCCGACACTGGTGATGAGGAAGAGCTCGGTCACATTGACGATGGCCGCGGACATCAGCGAGCTCTTGGGCGCGAAGCGCTCGTCGCCGCTGGCCAAAGCCAGGTAGACGCCGGGTCCCAGCGCGGGCGGGGAGACCGCGGTATCGGAGTAGGCGTAGGCCGCGTGCGTGCTCACCGCCGTTTCCCAGGCGAAGTCCGGGGCACGGACCGCGTAGGATGCCGCGAGCTCGCGTTCGGGCTGGCGCAGGGCGCTCCAGTCCTGTTGTTCCCGGCGCGGGCGCAGCGACTGCAACTCCCGGGGGTCGAGCCGGTAGAGCCGGAAGAAGACGGCTCCGAGGTTGCGCGTGTTCAAGGAGAAGGCGTTCTTGCCCGGCGGGGGGGTGAAGCGCGCGGTGAGGTTGAGGACGGGCAGCTCGATCTCGGCGCGCAGCTTGGCGCAATGGCGGCCGGCGCGCGAGAGCGGCCAGGTCTTCTCGATGCGGCGGCAGAGCTGCACCGTGTCCGCGTAGCGGGAGCGGCCGTCGAGCAAGGAAGCGGCTTCCCAGCCGGCTTGGGCCTTGGCCGGCGGCGCGGAGAAGGACTCCAGCCAGCCTTTGAGGATGGCCACGGCCGAATCGACCGCGGCGGCGTAGTCCGCAGCCGGAGCCACGGCGTCGGAGTGCCGCAACGGGATGAGCAGGCGCCAGATCCGCCACTGCTCGCCCGCCGCGGCGCGGCCCGCGGCCGGCATGCGCGCCGATTCTTCCATGATCGCCGCGGCCTGGGCTGCCGGAGGAGCGTCGGCTGAGAAGGCGACGGCATAGTCCTGCTGGAGGAACGAGAGCGCGGGCGGATTGCGCTCCGGCTTGTGGGCCGCTTCGTCCAGGAGATAGACGGTCCAGCGCAGGGCCGCGAAATCCCACAGCGTGGGCGCCATGTCGGTCTCCGCGCCCTTGAGGTCCACGAAGTAGCCCTCGCCGGAGATGGGCGCCTGGAGCAGCTCACGGCGCAGAGCCCAGAGCTGGAGGAACGCGGCCTGGGCTTCCTTGTGCCACTCCTCGGGAGTGCGGCGGGCGAGGTCCTTGGTCCCGGCTTCCACGTCCGCGGGGGCGGAGTAGCCGTACTGCTTGATGAACTCGCGCGCCAGCTCCGCGCGCTGGATGAGGAAGCGCCCGCGCCAGACCGGGTCTTCGGGCAGCTTGGCGGCCAGCGAGCGCGCCGCGGCCTCGGCGTAGCGGAACAGGAGAGCCTCGCTCTCGACGGCGCGGTAGAGGGCCCTGAGGCGGGTCTCCTCATCGGGGGATTTCAGCAGGGACTCGTAGCCTTTGAGCGCTTCCTGATAGAGGCCTTGGTCGAAGCGCGCGTCGTAGTCCTTGAGGGTCTTGGGGGCTTGGGCCGACGCGGGGCGGAGCAGGCAAGCCAGCAGGGCGAAGACGAGGGATCGTCTCATAAGGCCTCCGAGGGTTTCGGGGACACCATACTAAATTTGACCGGCGCGGGGCTGGCCTTTTGACACCTTCCGGCCTGAAAAGTTCCCGAAGCGCGGGTGCGGAGAAGATCTGTAGGAAATCGGCCTGTGCTGGCGAGCTGTCAAACGAGCGCCCGGCGGCCCTTTGCCGGGCGCAACCGCCCAGACAGGCTCTGCCTGTCTGGGCGGCGCCGTGCTGCGTATGCCGGCGACACCGCAGTTATCCACGGACTTGCCCCGGGGCAAGTCCGTGGAGGAATCTTTGGGCTCGCGACTCTTCGCGCGAAGAGTTTGTGGATAACTTGCGGCGTCGGCCGCTCTGTGGTTCTGGGCGCGCCTTCGGCGCGCG from Elusimicrobiota bacterium includes these protein-coding regions:
- a CDS encoding MG2 domain-containing protein, with product MRRSLVFALLACLLRPASAQAPKTLKDYDARFDQGLYQEALKGYESLLKSPDEETRLRALYRAVESEALLFRYAEAAARSLAAKLPEDPVWRGRFLIQRAELAREFIKQYGYSAPADVEAGTKDLARRTPEEWHKEAQAAFLQLWALRRELLQAPISGEGYFVDLKGAETDMAPTLWDFAALRWTVYLLDEAAHKPERNPPALSFLQQDYAVAFSADAPPAAQAAAIMEESARMPAAGRAAAGEQWRIWRLLIPLRHSDAVAPAADYAAAVDSAVAILKGWLESFSAPPAKAQAGWEAASLLDGRSRYADTVQLCRRIEKTWPLSRAGRHCAKLRAEIELPVLNLTARFTPPPGKNAFSLNTRNLGAVFFRLYRLDPRELQSLRPRREQQDWSALRQPERELAASYAVRAPDFAWETAVSTHAAYAYSDTAVSPPALGPGVYLALASGDERFAPKSSLMSAAIVNVTELFLITSVGAQGPERDFIFDPAGPARREAPALHFYTVNALDGRPAAASLEAFRREDWGAAQRLSLAADDSGMAQASATVPLTYATGYNLSFDALAQAGASYAYGANPVYFSHSVPAPIEVRLETDRPIYRPGQEVRAKVTVLRRIPRGYKVYDGASVVSFSARDANYQELYKKDLKLSALGSASARFTIPTGRLLGSYNINASITDFGHGFSGSEGFAVEEYKRPEFEVTVKESTGAWRYGRLAMVAGQAKYYFGGPVPDAPVTYRVYRDAYIPWFCWWWRGNIGGGRTEVASGQVKTGADGAFSFSFTPQPQDQAMKDPWPSDFRVEVESRDAGGRTITAERSFKAGAKAFLFDISPDSGFLTAGKPAAVPVRLMNLNENAVAGSGAFELFRLAGRPKDVETEPYWAGYFPETPSLETIYKDVPNGAKVAGGSLKFLAEKPASAALGSLETGAYRLTVRSQDPWGGANEQSIVLLCADTKGRLPLQLPAVALFEHSSYLPGETARILLGSDYLAGTVFVEIWGGQHLLERRALQGGVRLVSIPLTGDHKGGFSVRWFGARDFRIRSGGAAAAVPWKDRELSLKLDYDKVLKPGQKARWALSVTDRDHKPVSGEAVVRVFDRSLEYYAAAASPWLSSLYGARGGPQAGQGSLFAPSVNQIPVEEGWIKKMLNLYYSAINEPEPPELRLNRTRVYGHRFRAQSKGMMLSEDEGMAAGAAGAAMDRAMPAPAAAAAPMAQEAKSLARNEVAGKKDAAQPAPAPVAVRSDFSETAFFEPQLKITAGRGKFSFKAPEQLTSWKIQASAITKDVKRGAFGAEAVTRKDLMVRVDMPRFYREGDQGEIKAVVHNETEAELAGEVTLSVTEEGDPSAEKLGLADLVKPFTVKPHGLTPLTWTVKAPRGQTSFKIRAVARSGDKADAEERDLPILPSRQRLIETALVSLDGTIKKALKAPHFEDQDDTRVNESMTVQIDPQLALSILNSLPFLVHYPYECSEQLIDRYTPLAITNAFYKKNPKLAAAVKKIPKRGTLTPAWDRSDPRRLMTLMETPWEELSQGVKSYWPLIDMFDPALVAAELGDASSKLRSYQNSDGGYPWFPGGRSDPYITLFVLSGFAEAQRYGVEVPMDAAARALGFVNNEVPKHLKPEPGEVSLILYAAYVVTSYPRSLPQAALGYKFAKVWADYADKHVDAMTHMGKALSAYVYWRLGDKAKGDLYLARAMDGAREDPIAGVYWTPEKLSWLWYNDTVETHAFILRTLLALKPKDPRIPGLVQWLLFNRKGNEWKSTKASAAAIYSLLDVMKSRGSLDRGDSFVVKWGPDVETAQVEPFDWLAKPLRWLRLGSDITSRHGTVRIEKEGPGLAFASLTWIYTTDRPAAASGSGMLELTRRFFLRYKEGETYQLKPLAAGDTVAVGDQVEVQLKVNTRSQFEYVHLQDPKPAGFEAEELRSGWKWDQLSRYEEPRDSLTNFFMDWVPHGEYVLRYRLRPTTPGSYRLGAAVLQSMYAPEMSAHSDSFAIKVRP